The following is a genomic window from Citrifermentans bemidjiense Bem.
GTAGTCGGAGAAATGGATGTTCCTGATCCGCCCGGAGTTGTAGCAAAGGTAGAAATCGTTGATGAAGTTGGCCCGCCCGCTTCCCATGTGGGTGCAGTCGAAGGTGAGGAAGAGGTTCTTTTCGTGGAGGAACTCGATCATCTTCTGCGTGTCGGAGAGTATGTAGCCGTTGATCCGGTACTTGCCGGTCCAGGGCATGTTCTCCAGGGTCACAGCCACCTCCCCCCCAATCTCCTTCTGGAAATCCTGCATCCGGTACAGCCAGCGCCAGTAGGCGAACTCGAGCCCGATCCATGAGGGAGGGTGGAAGTTCACCAGGCCTATGCCGCAGTCGGTGGCGATCTCCACGCAGCGCTTGAGCGCGTCGACCGGCCCCCCCCAGCCGTCCAGCGGCATGAAGGGGGCGTGTATGGAGAGGATCGGGATATCCCGGGAGAGTTCCTTGATCAGCCGGCGCGAACTTACCTTCTGGAACTCCTGGTTTATCACCAGCTCCACGCCGTCGAAACCTGCTTCGGCCGCCATGGCGAACGCCTTGGGGAGCGGGAAGGTGAAGAGGGTTCCTGCCGAGATGGAAATTCGCATAGAGCCGCCCTATCCCTGTCCCACCATGCGCTGGTAGGCCATCTTCTGCAGGTCGAGCACCGCCTCGAAGGCTGCCCTGATCCTCTCGTCCTGCTCCTGGGTGAACTCCTCGGGGTTCGCGTACGCCCCTGCCGCCTCGCCGCGTATCTCGCTCAGTATCCGCAACTGCATCAGACACTGCAGGGCCTCGAGCACCCTCTCGGCCAACTCCACGCTGAAAAGGCCGCGGTAGAGAAGCTCCCTCACCCGGTGCAGCGTCCCTCCCCCCTGCACCCCCATGTGGATGGCCAGCACGCGGACCGCGCTCACCAGGGGGGTGAGGCCGAGCCCTTCCACGTCGATCTCCCCCTTGTGCTCTCCGCTTTTCTCAATCCTCCAGCGCCCGAAGTGCCCCAGTGCCAGCGGGAGGTGGATGGCCTTGCGCGCCAGCTGGAAAAACGCCTCGCGGCTTCTCTGCTCTTTGAGCGATGACGCAGCGGCGTTTATCGCCTCGTCGGCTAACGGTTCGTACCCGGTCACGAAGCAAAGGTCGGCCATCGCCTCCAGGCGCCACTGCCCTTCGGGCATCGACGGGCTTCCCCCCTTCATCGGAGCGGTGAAGGGGGGGAGGGGGTTTTCCATCTCCTCGCGCGGGTCCCTCTTGCGGGCAGCACCCGAACCTTTCAAAAGCGCCCGCCAGTCTGCCAGCGACCCGTGCCAAAGCCCCTCCTCCTCCGCGATCACCCCCGCCTCCTTGAGGGCAGTGGCG
Proteins encoded in this region:
- a CDS encoding sugar phosphate isomerase/epimerase family protein, whose protein sequence is MRISISAGTLFTFPLPKAFAMAAEAGFDGVELVINQEFQKVSSRRLIKELSRDIPILSIHAPFMPLDGWGGPVDALKRCVEIATDCGIGLVNFHPPSWIGLEFAYWRWLYRMQDFQKEIGGEVAVTLENMPWTGKYRINGYILSDTQKMIEFLHEKNLFLTFDCTHMGSGRANFINDFYLCYNSGRIRNIHFSDYGHGRQHLLPGHGILPLTRFLNHLRNTAYNDILTLELSPHEFPKGEQIIVESLKEILAYLRRETEKATP
- a CDS encoding putative nucleotidyltransferase substrate binding domain-containing protein, which encodes MAMLLGTKGDDILKWRESARLVEGLKTRLTCKWGRSSAQEAQSFLEGMTEALEAELDYESQLDAELAALHQALRETVAPAGLPPLTARHGELLSAHFSRRGSVLALTGAGNAWHDLLVARAALLAEERMLSLGQGSPPVYALLVTGDRGRGEQTLYGKNRYLLLHQLDSERFFLFTRQLATALKEAGVIAEEEGLWHGSLADWRALLKGSGAARKRDPREEMENPLPPFTAPMKGGSPSMPEGQWRLEAMADLCFVTGYEPLADEAINAAASSLKEQRSREAFFQLARKAIHLPLALGHFGRWRIEKSGEHKGEIDVEGLGLTPLVSAVRVLAIHMGVQGGGTLHRVRELLYRGLFSVELAERVLEALQCLMQLRILSEIRGEAAGAYANPEEFTQEQDERIRAAFEAVLDLQKMAYQRMVGQG